In Bombus pyrosoma isolate SC7728 linkage group LG18, ASM1482585v1, whole genome shotgun sequence, a single genomic region encodes these proteins:
- the LOC122577263 gene encoding uncharacterized protein LOC122577263 isoform X1 yields the protein MINKLLLSFWILGCISLYGDPTVAREWPTPLDESADEKNDAEIFRAVVESMRRWTLHKQLHHRAKREVSKVCYEDVGCFEDTGPFSYLEMLPSPPKDVGTRFLVYGSRKARSIPMEVPADDINDNAHRAIDPDLPTKVIVHGFGSSCDHVWVYEMRSALMTVHECNIVCVDWGPGSAVPNYVRAAANTRLVGRQLAKLVRSLNVPLEKVHLIGFSLGAHVAGFAGAELGNVSRITGLDPAGPLFESQDPRARLDETDANFVDVIHSNGEQLLLGGLGSWQPMGDVDFYPNGGRMQTGCSNLFLGAVSDIIWSSAVEGRSLCNHRRAYKLFTDSVSPKCRFPAFPCDNGYDGLLRGECFPCGANSMGGPCGDMGYYSDESPARGQLYLVTRDEEPFCAHQYQVKVYNSRSERPARSYGKLQVTLVGEGSFNDTFAMTRKDEELLVGSILQKIVVPHPAISNLEAIEIKYTAYSGWISSGLVSWSIDKVAIIDSFGKTLSVCKKGLSLESGKPVLLPLFAGECNVPVESDNSTSPALERLLQEKPGGIGPFTKEQNYEAKDSIPIETFSKERIASLSSSKGLGPFTKERNVRIIERKESFKTSNFEETGSRGSSSNPWNIVDISSDGDSNSLENSETEKGRGFSGSNLFAKSPSPNPSVEPTTEFLPEIREPVLQIDKKETGRSLKFPEITEPILRPRSARQNTRNEIHSREKQKEEIQETSSTSRAFTVQFLPERLAGILAQAERYARQTLLPLISQYTPSFVTGSRYEEPKYFPPLGEIASEDQGPDESELTTNNYQQDFERQNRDDRLVVNTESALREGRTMNSSNTTSMEAPAIIEANYQEKEIVNSTRTDESNEWIPIEHSTVLNTLSRQDLNVPKSPNWEHEKYNWSTQTSESSTSKADDWVPITIKSEIEISEALNNVSNEISLSRVVTDKQNKAVQAEAVTIKDSRNDSDEVVTPGKDERKYIPLIDPSTKELSSTSANDILDVGPSSSSTSSTYSPHSHIQKIPRPTETRSSKPSLARRSMVFPYAYEKKKDPRTRYIPLIPEEDFGRPYFSVDRER from the exons GAGACCCGACGGTTGCGCGAGAGTGGCCGACGCCTCTCGACGAATCCGCGGACGAGAAGAACGATGCCGAAATTTTTCGAGCAGTCGTCGAATCTATGCGACGGTGGACGTTGCACAAGCAACTGCATCATAGGGCCAAGAGAGAAGTGTCGAAGGTTTGCTACGAAGATGTCGGCTGTTTCGAAGACACGGGACCGTTCAGTTACCTGGAGATGCTCCCGTCACCACCTAAGGATGTTGGCACTAG ATTTCTAGTGTACGGTAGCAGAAAGGCAAGATCGATTCCGATGGAAGTTCCCGCCGATGATATAAACGATAACGCGCACCGTGCCATAGATCCCGATCTACCCACCAAAGTGATTGTGCATGGATTCGGGTCCAGCTGCGATCATGTCTGGGTTTATGAAATGAGATCCGCGCTAATGACTGTGCATGAATGTAACATAG TATGCGTCGACTGGGGACCAGGAAGCGCGGTTCCCAACTACGTAAGAGCGGCTGCCAACACTCGTCTGGTCGGCCGACAATTAGCCAAGCTAGTGCGAAGTTTGAACGTACCTTTGGAGAAGGTTCATCTGATCGGTTTCAGCCTGGGTGCTCACGTGGCTGGATTCGCTGGCGCTGAGCTGGGAAACGTCTCCAGAATCACAG GATTAGATCCTGCAGGACCGCTGTTCGAGTCTCAGGATCCTAGAGCCCGACTCGACGAAACAGATGCCAACTTCGTCGATGTGATTCACAGTAACGGTGAACAACTGTTGCTCGGTGGTTTGGGATCCTGGCAGCCTATGGGCGACGTCGATTTCTATCCCAATGGGGGCAGAATGCAGACAGGCTGCTCGAATCTGTTCCTTGGTGCCGTATCGGATATTATCTGGT CAAGCGCTGTGGAGGGTAGATCCCTGTGTAACCATCGAAGGGCCTACAAGCTGTTCACTGACTCTGTAAGCCCAAAGTGTCGATTCCCAGCGTTTCCATGCGACAATGGATACGATGGTCTTCTTCGTGGCGAGTGTTTCCCTTGCGGTGCGAACAGCATGGGCGGACCTTGCGGCGACATGGGTTACTACAGCGATGAATCACCGGCCAGAGGACAACTTTACCTGGTAACGAGAGACGAGGAACCTTTCTGTGCTCACCAGTACCAGGTGAAAGTGTACAATAGTCGCAGCGAAAGACCCGCTAGGAGTTACGGGAAACTGCAGGTAACTCTGGTCGGAGAAGGATCTTTTAACGATACGTTTGCGATGACGCGGAAGGACGAAGAGCTTCTGGTTGGCTCGATTCTTCAGAAAATTGTTGTACCGCATCCTGCGATTTCCAATTTGGAAGCTATCGAG ATCAAGTACACGGCGTACAGCGGCTGGATCTCTTCGGGTTTGGTGTCCTGGAGCATCGACAAAGTAGCCATTATCGACAGCTTTGGGAAGACTCTGTCCGTCTGCAAAAAGGGTCTGAGCTTAGAATCTGGGAAACCCGTCCTACTTCCTCTCTTCGCTGGCGAATGCAACGTTCCCGTGGAATCGGATAACTCAACGTCCCCGGCACTAGAACGTCTGTTGCAAGAGAAACCGGGTGGTATCGGGCCATTTACCAAAGAACAGAATTACGAGGCGAAAGACAGTATCCCGATAGAAACGTTCTCGAAGGAGAGAATCGCGTCGTTGTCCTCGTCGAAAGGTTTGGGCCCATTTACCAAGGAGCGAAATGTGCGCATAAtcgagaggaaagaaagtttCAAGACGAGCAACTTCGAGGAAACGGGCAGTCGTGGCAGTAGCTCAAACCCTTGGAATATCGTCGACATATCCAGCGATGGAGATTCGAATTCTTTGGAAAATTCCGAGACTGAGAAAGGCAGAGGATTCTCTGGTTCCAATTTGTTCGCCAAAAGTCCTTCTCCAAATCCCTCGGTGGAACCAACAACCGAGTTCCTTCCAGAAATACGGGAGCCTGTGCTGCAAATCGATAAGAAGGAAACAGGAAGGTCTTTGAAATTTCCAGAGATCACAGAGCCGATCTTGAGGCCGCGCTCGGCGAGACAGAACACCAGAAATGAAATTCACAGTCgtgaaaaacagaaagaagagaTACAGGAGACTTCGTCGACGTCTAGAGCTTTTACAGTACAATTCTTGCCAGAAAGGTTGGCTGGGATCCTGGCACAAGCCGAAAGGTATGCTAGGCAAACCCTTCTTCCTCTGATTTCGCAGTATACGCCCAGTTTCGTAACTGGATCGCGATATGAGGAGccgaaatattttccacccTTGGGGGAGATCGCGTCGGAGGATCAAGGGCCCGATGAATCGGAGTTGACTACAAATAACTACCAACAGGACTTTGAACGACAGAACCGAGATGATCGACTTGTTGTTAACACCGAGTCTGCTTTAAGAGAGGGGAGAACGATGAATTCTTCTAACACTACGTCGATGGAAGCACCTGCGATTATCGAGGCAAATTatcaagagaaagaaattgtaaattcaacGAGAACCGATGAAAGCAACGAATGGATACCTATAGAACATTCTACCGTTCTGAACACCTTATCTAGACAAGACCTCAACGTGCCCAAGTCTCCGAATTGGGAACACGAGAAGTACAATTGGTCCACACAAACGTCAGAGAGTAGTACGTCAAAAGCGGACGATTGGGTGCCTATTACGATCAAAAGCGAAATTGAGATTTCCGAGGCTCTGAATAACGTCTCTAACGAGATTAGCTTGTCTCGCGTGGTTACTGACAAGCAGAATAAGGCTGTTCAAGCGGAGGCTGTGACGATAAAGGACTCTAGAAACGATTCAGACGAGGTTGTTACCCCTGGGAAAGACGAGAGAAAGTATATTCCTCTGATCGATCCGAGCACGAAAGAATTATCGTCGACGAGCGCGAATGATATCTTAGACGTTGGTCCGAGTTCTTCGAGTACGAGCTCTACGTACTCGCCGCACTCTCACATTCAGAAAATCCCCAGACCGACAGAAACGAGAAGTAGCAAACCTAGCTTGGCGAGGAGGAGCATGGTCTTCCCTTACGCgtacgagaaaaagaaggatcCTAGGACCAGGTACATACCTTTGATACCAGAGGAAGACTTTGGAAGGCCATACTTTTCGGTCGATAGAGAACgctga
- the LOC122577262 gene encoding uncharacterized protein LOC122577262 translates to MFGKVPPSNTPGPPSNDGTLVKPCARPSGTACLPCFSVDETPATLTEEKSKPWRPKDHCMPVVSEAPSTGIEDKQKLWRSKENGNSSVIFDPPCITDDNSKPKRAKEGSCSLNEYPTLTDDKTKSWRSKESCNVSAVPDVATLIEDKSKVRRCKETCTSSECLDDKKLRRSTKESSGSLTVEPVSIDDKSNVWRISKDSNNTGGVDQYGSSQTPSSTTNFSQTSISFAEVNRPSRTESTGCSVAKNSCSKYSAKEISGHGRSHTVAKATSVASNLAAHKCTSNSNCTSYGKSSSCASASATKSQRVFGSASLSSLNVDSGSRDSSKLAKKHVGSNRDFLAGKEQHLPGGKSISRETQRSVTQAAPSAASKQSTAKPSDAGQHTVSNGKGRPVSESNSELGDSPMDFTAISVIQSTDESCQKSSAKSYAANNDMMELVVSATSSSGTYEQRNCRGDFTTSTPSKDWMKSNGDALQSCISCLPQDLPTELQSSPRSYREREKCRDPWRPTEMESNICNLNVCPSDTYQDTGSKRRTGASCQALRHAVASLNRLDDFYMEKIGAGFFSEVFKVTHKVTSQVMVLKMNQLPANRPNMLKEVQLMNKLSHPNILRFMGVCVHEGQLHALTEYINGGSLEQLIMSRHTPLPHPIRMNLARDVARGMTYLHSRGVFHRDLTSKNVLIKKDESTSEMTAVVGDFGLAAKIPDPSSGYRLSTVGSPYWMSPECLKGQWYDHRSDVFSFGIVVCELIGRVPADPDVLPRSDNFGLDYLAVAEICAAADPPPAFLQLAFNCCTYEPKSRPTFHEITCSLDTMISNYEEESKNNIGKRQSVDPALMSSMDEITREGRPTKRKTARLRSQSADARGCDNATPSDKARCHSVRRVAELASRRDPHYRPMTANPFHALGGVKKILGNLFSSCLELPSLEDVRPSVTDAIAKFKPAQNDSIAKILDRKKPNSEPSSPTARKKWERKVATKAGAASLFTHPLFRDGWEPRRRGSCESGFWSCVGEDLSPEPPNRRHTSTLSSSAASSLFLLDDHRTSSIYTDSSEDIASLGGGDSCWEDRLSGIGSSSKTISKIVEYFERKQAGSLRLADHDASSSRLTFLKANLEGPVPLCSISAAQRLVVCEGAVRSKLPLFDKK, encoded by the exons ATGTTCGGCAAGGTGCCACCGTCGAACACACCCGGACCGCCTTCGAACGATGGAACGTTGGTCAAGCCGTGCGCCAGACCCAGTGGAACCGCGTGTTTGCCGTGTTTCTCGGTCGACGAGACGCCAGCCACGCTCACCGAGGAAAAGTCGAAACCTTGGAGGCCGAAAGACCACTGTATGCCCGTAGTCTCCGAGGCACCCTCTACGGGAATAGAGGACAAGCAGAAGCTCTGGAGATCGAAGGAAAACGGTAACTCCTCCGTCATCTTCGATCCACCTTGTATCACCGATGACAACTCGAAACCGAAGAGAGCGAAGGAAGGATCGTGCTCCCTGAACGAGTATCCGACTCTCACGGACGACAAGACGAAATCGTGGAGATCTAAGGAGAGTTGCAACGTTAGCGCGGTACCCGATGTAGCTACCTTAATCGAGGACAAATCGAAAGTAAGAAGATGTAAGGAAACGTGTACGTCCTCCGAGTGTCTGGACGATAAAAAGCTTCGAAGGTCAACGAAGGAGTCCAGCGGCTCGTTGACGGTGGAGCCAGTTTCCATTGATGATAAATCTAACGTATGGAGAATCTCGAAAGACTCGAATAATACGGGAGGCGTCGATCAATATGGTAGCTCGCAAACTCCTAGCTCCACGACTAATTTTTCCCAAACGTCGATCTCGTTCGCCGAGGTGAACAGACCTAGCAGGACCGAGTCGACTGGCTGCTCGGTCGCGAAGAACTCCTGCTCCAAATACTCGGCCAAGGAGATTTCTGGCCACGGAAGAAGTCACACGGTGGCGAAGGCGACGAGCGTCGCGTCGAACTTGGCCGCTCACAAGTGCACGTCCAACTCTAATTGCACGAGCTACGGGAAATCTTCGAGTTGCGCGTCGGCCAGTGCCACGAAATCGCAGAGGGTGTTTGGTTCCGCTAGTCTGAGCAGTTTGAACGTCGACTCCGGCTCGAGAGACTCGTCGAAGTTGGCAAAAAAGCACGTCGGTTCGAACCGCGATTTTCTCGCTGGTAAAGAGCAACATTTACCCGGAGGAAAGTCTATTTCCAGAGAGACGCAGAGGAGTGTCACGCAGGCTGCACCATCGGCGGCAAGCAAACAATCTACCGCGAAGCCTTCGGATGCAGGACAACATACGGTGTCGAACGGGAAGGGTCGACCCGTCTCGGAGTCTAACAGCGAGCTAGGTGACTCACCGATGGACTTCACGGCGATTTCTGTGATTCAGTCGACCGATGAATCTTGCCAGAAGTCGTCTGCGAAATCGTACGCTGCCAACAATGATATGATGGAGTTGGTGGTTTCGGCAACTTCGTCGTCGGGCACTTACGAGCAACGAAATTGCAGAGGGGACTTTACCACGTCCACACCGTCGAAGGACTGGATGAAGTCCAACGGCGACGCGTTGCAAAGTTGCATTTCCTGTTTGCCGCAAGATCTTCCAACGGAGCTGCAGTCTTCGCCCCGTAGTTACAGGGAACGAGAAAAGTGCCGTGATCCATGGCGACCCACCGAAATGGAAAGCAATATCTGCAACCTGAATGTGTGTCCTAGTGATACGTATCAGGATACCGGCTCGAAAAGGAGGACAGGTGCTTCCTGTCAGGCGTTGAGGCATGCGGTTGCCTCGTTGAACCGATTGGATGACTTTTATATGGAGAAGATCGGTGCCGGATTCTTTTCCGAAGTGTTCAAG GTTACCCACAAAGTGACGAGTCAGGTGATGGTCCTGAAGATGAACCAGCTGCCTGCGAATAGGCCGAACATGCTGAAAGAAGTTCAACTGATGAACAAGCTCAGCCATCCGAACATACTCAG GTTCATGGGAGTCTGTGTACACGAGGGTCAACTGCACGCCCTCACAGAGTACATAAACGGCGGTAGCTTGGAACAGTTGATCATGTCGAGGCACACGCCTCTACCCCATCCGATCAGGATGAATCTGGCGAGAGACGTGGCACGGGGCATGACCTACCTCCACAGTCGTGGAGTCTTTCATCGGGATCTCACGTCGAAAAACGTGCTGATCAAGAAGGACGAAAGTACGTCGGAAATGACCGCCGTGGTGGGCGATTTTGGGCTGGCAGCGAAGATCCCGGATCCCAGTTCCGGATACAGGCTGAGCACCGTAGGCAGTCCCTATTGGATGTCACCGGAATGTCTGAAGGGTCAATGGTACGATCACAGGTCGGACGTTTTCTCGTTCGGTATAGTGGTCTGCGAGTTGATCGGCCGCGTGCCGGCCGATCCGGACGTTCTACCACGGTCAGATAACTTTGGCCTCGATTACCTGGCCGTGGCAGAGATCTGCGCGGCAGCTGATCCGCCGCCAGCCTTTCTGCAGCTTGCCTTCAATTGTTGCACT TACGAGCCAAAGTCAAGACCGACCTTCCACGAGATTACCTGCAGCCTGGACACTATGATCAGCAACTACGAGGAGGAATCGAAGAACAATATCGGTAAACGTCAGTCTGTGGATCCTGCTCTCATGTCCAGCATGGACGAGATCACTCGAGAAGGACGACCGACGAAGCGCAAGACCGCTCGTCTGCGGAGTCAATCGGCGGACGCGAGAGGCTGCGACAACGCGACACCCTCCGACAAGGCTAGGTGTCATTCCGTGAGAAGGGTAGCGGAACTGGCTAGCAGGCGGGACCCGCATTACAGGCCTATGACGGCGAATCCGTTCCACGCGTTGGGTGGCGTGAAGAAAATCCTTGGCAATTTGTTCTCCAGCTGCTTGGAGCTTCCGTCTCTGGAGGATGTCAGGCCAAGCGTCACAGATGCTATCGCCAAGTTCAAGCCAGCGCAGAACGACAGTATCGCGAAGATCTTGGACAGGAAGAAACCAAACTCGGAACCGAGCAGTCCGACCGCCAGGAAGAAATGGGAGAGAAAG GTGGCTACAAAGGCGGGCGCTGCCAGCTTGTTCACTCATCCGCTTTTCCGAGACGGATGGGAGCCAAGAAGGCGAGGTAGCTGTGAGTCGGGTTTTTGGAGCTGCGTCGGCGAAGATCTCAGCCCGGAGCCACCCAATCGTCGACACACCTCCACCTTGAGCAGCTCCGCGGCAAGCAGCTTGTTTTTATTGGACGACCATCGAACCAGCTCGATCTACACCGACTCGTCCGAAGATATAGCGAGCTTAGGAGGTGGCGACTCCTGTTGGGAGGATAGATTAAGCGGTATCGGGTCTTCCAGTAAAACTATCTCCAAGATCGTCGAGTATTTCGAGAGGAAGCAAGCGGGTAGCTTGCGACTTGCCGATCACGATGCCAGCTCTAGTAGGTTAACGTTCTTGAAAGCAAATTTAGAGGGTCCCGTTCCATTATGCAGTATCTCAGCCGCGCAGAGGTTAGTCGTTTGCGAGGGTGCGGTGCGCAGCAAATTGCCCTTGTTTGACAAAAAGTGA
- the LOC122577263 gene encoding uncharacterized protein LOC122577263 isoform X2 encodes MEVPADDINDNAHRAIDPDLPTKVIVHGFGSSCDHVWVYEMRSALMTVHECNIVCVDWGPGSAVPNYVRAAANTRLVGRQLAKLVRSLNVPLEKVHLIGFSLGAHVAGFAGAELGNVSRITGLDPAGPLFESQDPRARLDETDANFVDVIHSNGEQLLLGGLGSWQPMGDVDFYPNGGRMQTGCSNLFLGAVSDIIWSSAVEGRSLCNHRRAYKLFTDSVSPKCRFPAFPCDNGYDGLLRGECFPCGANSMGGPCGDMGYYSDESPARGQLYLVTRDEEPFCAHQYQVKVYNSRSERPARSYGKLQVTLVGEGSFNDTFAMTRKDEELLVGSILQKIVVPHPAISNLEAIEIKYTAYSGWISSGLVSWSIDKVAIIDSFGKTLSVCKKGLSLESGKPVLLPLFAGECNVPVESDNSTSPALERLLQEKPGGIGPFTKEQNYEAKDSIPIETFSKERIASLSSSKGLGPFTKERNVRIIERKESFKTSNFEETGSRGSSSNPWNIVDISSDGDSNSLENSETEKGRGFSGSNLFAKSPSPNPSVEPTTEFLPEIREPVLQIDKKETGRSLKFPEITEPILRPRSARQNTRNEIHSREKQKEEIQETSSTSRAFTVQFLPERLAGILAQAERYARQTLLPLISQYTPSFVTGSRYEEPKYFPPLGEIASEDQGPDESELTTNNYQQDFERQNRDDRLVVNTESALREGRTMNSSNTTSMEAPAIIEANYQEKEIVNSTRTDESNEWIPIEHSTVLNTLSRQDLNVPKSPNWEHEKYNWSTQTSESSTSKADDWVPITIKSEIEISEALNNVSNEISLSRVVTDKQNKAVQAEAVTIKDSRNDSDEVVTPGKDERKYIPLIDPSTKELSSTSANDILDVGPSSSSTSSTYSPHSHIQKIPRPTETRSSKPSLARRSMVFPYAYEKKKDPRTRYIPLIPEEDFGRPYFSVDRER; translated from the exons ATGGAAGTTCCCGCCGATGATATAAACGATAACGCGCACCGTGCCATAGATCCCGATCTACCCACCAAAGTGATTGTGCATGGATTCGGGTCCAGCTGCGATCATGTCTGGGTTTATGAAATGAGATCCGCGCTAATGACTGTGCATGAATGTAACATAG TATGCGTCGACTGGGGACCAGGAAGCGCGGTTCCCAACTACGTAAGAGCGGCTGCCAACACTCGTCTGGTCGGCCGACAATTAGCCAAGCTAGTGCGAAGTTTGAACGTACCTTTGGAGAAGGTTCATCTGATCGGTTTCAGCCTGGGTGCTCACGTGGCTGGATTCGCTGGCGCTGAGCTGGGAAACGTCTCCAGAATCACAG GATTAGATCCTGCAGGACCGCTGTTCGAGTCTCAGGATCCTAGAGCCCGACTCGACGAAACAGATGCCAACTTCGTCGATGTGATTCACAGTAACGGTGAACAACTGTTGCTCGGTGGTTTGGGATCCTGGCAGCCTATGGGCGACGTCGATTTCTATCCCAATGGGGGCAGAATGCAGACAGGCTGCTCGAATCTGTTCCTTGGTGCCGTATCGGATATTATCTGGT CAAGCGCTGTGGAGGGTAGATCCCTGTGTAACCATCGAAGGGCCTACAAGCTGTTCACTGACTCTGTAAGCCCAAAGTGTCGATTCCCAGCGTTTCCATGCGACAATGGATACGATGGTCTTCTTCGTGGCGAGTGTTTCCCTTGCGGTGCGAACAGCATGGGCGGACCTTGCGGCGACATGGGTTACTACAGCGATGAATCACCGGCCAGAGGACAACTTTACCTGGTAACGAGAGACGAGGAACCTTTCTGTGCTCACCAGTACCAGGTGAAAGTGTACAATAGTCGCAGCGAAAGACCCGCTAGGAGTTACGGGAAACTGCAGGTAACTCTGGTCGGAGAAGGATCTTTTAACGATACGTTTGCGATGACGCGGAAGGACGAAGAGCTTCTGGTTGGCTCGATTCTTCAGAAAATTGTTGTACCGCATCCTGCGATTTCCAATTTGGAAGCTATCGAG ATCAAGTACACGGCGTACAGCGGCTGGATCTCTTCGGGTTTGGTGTCCTGGAGCATCGACAAAGTAGCCATTATCGACAGCTTTGGGAAGACTCTGTCCGTCTGCAAAAAGGGTCTGAGCTTAGAATCTGGGAAACCCGTCCTACTTCCTCTCTTCGCTGGCGAATGCAACGTTCCCGTGGAATCGGATAACTCAACGTCCCCGGCACTAGAACGTCTGTTGCAAGAGAAACCGGGTGGTATCGGGCCATTTACCAAAGAACAGAATTACGAGGCGAAAGACAGTATCCCGATAGAAACGTTCTCGAAGGAGAGAATCGCGTCGTTGTCCTCGTCGAAAGGTTTGGGCCCATTTACCAAGGAGCGAAATGTGCGCATAAtcgagaggaaagaaagtttCAAGACGAGCAACTTCGAGGAAACGGGCAGTCGTGGCAGTAGCTCAAACCCTTGGAATATCGTCGACATATCCAGCGATGGAGATTCGAATTCTTTGGAAAATTCCGAGACTGAGAAAGGCAGAGGATTCTCTGGTTCCAATTTGTTCGCCAAAAGTCCTTCTCCAAATCCCTCGGTGGAACCAACAACCGAGTTCCTTCCAGAAATACGGGAGCCTGTGCTGCAAATCGATAAGAAGGAAACAGGAAGGTCTTTGAAATTTCCAGAGATCACAGAGCCGATCTTGAGGCCGCGCTCGGCGAGACAGAACACCAGAAATGAAATTCACAGTCgtgaaaaacagaaagaagagaTACAGGAGACTTCGTCGACGTCTAGAGCTTTTACAGTACAATTCTTGCCAGAAAGGTTGGCTGGGATCCTGGCACAAGCCGAAAGGTATGCTAGGCAAACCCTTCTTCCTCTGATTTCGCAGTATACGCCCAGTTTCGTAACTGGATCGCGATATGAGGAGccgaaatattttccacccTTGGGGGAGATCGCGTCGGAGGATCAAGGGCCCGATGAATCGGAGTTGACTACAAATAACTACCAACAGGACTTTGAACGACAGAACCGAGATGATCGACTTGTTGTTAACACCGAGTCTGCTTTAAGAGAGGGGAGAACGATGAATTCTTCTAACACTACGTCGATGGAAGCACCTGCGATTATCGAGGCAAATTatcaagagaaagaaattgtaaattcaacGAGAACCGATGAAAGCAACGAATGGATACCTATAGAACATTCTACCGTTCTGAACACCTTATCTAGACAAGACCTCAACGTGCCCAAGTCTCCGAATTGGGAACACGAGAAGTACAATTGGTCCACACAAACGTCAGAGAGTAGTACGTCAAAAGCGGACGATTGGGTGCCTATTACGATCAAAAGCGAAATTGAGATTTCCGAGGCTCTGAATAACGTCTCTAACGAGATTAGCTTGTCTCGCGTGGTTACTGACAAGCAGAATAAGGCTGTTCAAGCGGAGGCTGTGACGATAAAGGACTCTAGAAACGATTCAGACGAGGTTGTTACCCCTGGGAAAGACGAGAGAAAGTATATTCCTCTGATCGATCCGAGCACGAAAGAATTATCGTCGACGAGCGCGAATGATATCTTAGACGTTGGTCCGAGTTCTTCGAGTACGAGCTCTACGTACTCGCCGCACTCTCACATTCAGAAAATCCCCAGACCGACAGAAACGAGAAGTAGCAAACCTAGCTTGGCGAGGAGGAGCATGGTCTTCCCTTACGCgtacgagaaaaagaaggatcCTAGGACCAGGTACATACCTTTGATACCAGAGGAAGACTTTGGAAGGCCATACTTTTCGGTCGATAGAGAACgctga